The Ahaetulla prasina isolate Xishuangbanna chromosome 14, ASM2864084v1, whole genome shotgun sequence genome segment TCCACCCGGAAGTGGGCGAGCCAAGGAGGCAGCTTCCTGCCCTGGGCGGAGTTCGCGCACGCGCAGTGTCTCGACAACATCCCCGTCGCCCCGCCCTTTTTGCTgcaaaggggagaggaggggcttCATGCAGACAGCAAATTGTGaaatgatgtttatttattattatctacACTATTAAGCCTACAGATCTCTACATATAATTAAACATGAAGTGCATAtcattattaaataaatgtgtgtttTGCACAGACATACAAAACTCCTTTGCAAATGCAAAACCAAGATAAACAATCCACAATGCATATTAGATTCTTAATCTTGCTACCTTAAAAATGGGCTTTTGGCTCTTTCACTAAtccaggagaggaaaaaaaatagaattttgttCTTTAGGCATTtgtgagattggacaaccattggtctggaatgttgtaggatttcctgcctgagctggaggtgggactagaagacctccaaggtcccttccaactctggtattctgttaTTTTGGCTTTGCTCTGTTATCTGCCCTTTATACCCAGCAGCAGGATTTAATGTGACTCTGGTTTATCAGATAGGTCTTCCCCGCCCAAGCTTGTGCCATTTAAAAATAGAGGAGGGAGCCTCAACTCTCTTTGATTCCTGCCATGGAAGAAATGCTCCTTCCGGCAGGGGTCCACCCTGGGACTTGCCAGGCACCTGGAGGTGGGTGACCTCAGccggaagaatggaagggatctatccagtagtgaaatccaaatttttttactaccggttctgtggggcatggcttggtgggcgtggcaggggaaggatactgcaaaatctccattcccaccctgctctagggccagccagaagtggtatttgcctgttcaccgaaccactcaaaatttccactaccggttctccagaacctgctggatttccaccCTGGATCCATCCTCCAGGAAAAACATCAACAGAAGTCAGAAAAGACAGACTGGGTCCCGCCAAATGTCCTAATTTGTGCATGGAGGCTCAAATTCCGGGACTTCCATTGCCCTGGCAACCTCCTTAACCAGAGAGCAGAATCTGAATTCGACTCCTGACAGAAATGCTTCTGGGGTCTTCAGGGGAGAAGCTTTTCAGGGTTGAAATTCAGAGATTTGCTGGTTGcagttttagtaaaaaaaaaagtctggtggATACCATCTGTCCTATCTGTTCTATAAATGGTCCTCTTTAGTGACTGCAATGGGGAGGCCACCAACTGGCCATTAAGTAAAACCTGGAGGGTGCTTATGGTCTCCCTTAGGAAGGGAGTTGTAGTTCAGGAAAGCCAATGCCTTGCAATAACATTTGGGCAAAGCTAAGGAAAAGAGATGCAATATTctgcttttgcaaaaaaaaaaaaaagtggttattTCTAGGAATGCTGCTGCCTTTCCATAAGGCGGCTTAGAGTGGGAAACGGGAGAAGCAGAGTCCCTTTCTGGCTTCACGCAAGCCCCTTGCCCCTTCCACCCCACACCTGGCCTGCTTCCCTGAGCCCCCCAGCGGTTCCGCATGGTCAGCTGCGCGGTCGAGGAAAGGCACGGAGAGGCCGGGGCGAGGGCGAGGGCGCGCGAGGACGCAGCGGGGCGCGCGAGGTTCCCGGTTTGGCACGGAAAGCGGAGCCCGCGGCTCGCTGCCCAGCCTCTCCCGCCatccttttgcaagcaaggaCAAGGAGAAGCGGAACCCCGCGGGGCCGGTTGCTGGAGGGAAGGGGCTGAACCGGGGCGGTTCCTCCGGCTAGCTGGGACGCTTTGACACGGGCAAACAATCTCCCTTGCTTCTttgcttttctctctttcctttctcttccttttcctatcCTCGGCTCCttcgctctttctctctccaacccttccttccttctttctaatccctccctcccttcttcctcccaccctccctccttctttccttctttcctccctccctccatacttccttccttctttctaatccttccttctttcctgccaccctcccttcctccatacttccttccttctttctaatccttccctcccaccctccatatttccttccttcctcccttctttctaatctctccctcctttcttcctcccaccctccctccttttttccttccctccttccctccttctttacttcttccctccctcccttcatacttcctcccttctttctaatccctccctcccttcttcctcccaccttccctccttctttctttccctccttctttcctccttccttccctccctccctccatacttccttccttctttctaatccttcctacctacctacctacctctatacctccttccttccttccttcccccacctgCCCATCCCCGAGTCCCGCAGTGGCCGCTGGGCGCCTTCCCTCCGTGACCTTCGGATCTTGCGGCAAAGGCGGGcaatggcttggtgggggcgaAGGCGGCCGGAGGGGCCGGTCCTGCCCTGAAGGGGGTCTCgacccctcctcccttctccccgCCCAGAGACGCCCCTACCCGGCCATGATCTGCCGGGGCACCAGCAGCCTCCTCCGGCACCCGCAGCGGGTCCTGGGCGCCTGGGCGCCTCTGCTGGGCGCGGGTATCGCCGGGGCGCATTCGGGGCGCGCGGCTGCTGGCCCTCCTCCCCGGCCGCTGCGGGTGCTGGTGGACATGGACGGGGTGCTGGCCGACTTCGAGGGGGGGTTCTTGAAGAAGTACCGCGCCCGCTACCCGGACCTGCCCTACATCACGCTGGACGAGCGGCGCGGCTTCTGGGTCTCGGAGCAATACGGGAAACTCCAGCCTGAACTGAGCGTGAGTCCAGttctgtgacacacacacacacacacacacacacacacacgtactccGATAATCCCCCGGGGGAGCTGACCGAAGGGCGACCGGAGAAGCAGAGTAAACAAGGGTGGGTTTGAGCCGCCGCTCCTCTTTGGCTCCCTGGCCGTCTGGCGCTCCAAGAATTTCAGCACCTTTCTGGGTGGCCAAAACCTCCCTTGGCATTCTCGGTTTGCTGCTGGGGAAAAATtaagcggggtgggtgggtgggtgggtgggtgtccgaCGGCTGGGCCCCCAGGTAAGGGCTGCCCAGTCCATTTCAGGCTCTGTACCAGCTTCAGGGACCGTCcattgcagaggtctccaaccttggcaactttaagcctggcggacttcaactcccagaattccccagccagcaaagctggctgggggattctgggagttaaagtccaccaggcttaaagttgccaaggttggagacctctggtccatTGCACTATTTAGGAGTAGAGGCGTTCCTTAttctttaaaatagaatagagctggaagggactttggaggtcttctagtccagccccctgctcgagcaggagagcctatactatttcagacaaatggctggccagtctcttctcaaaaacctccagtgttggaacacccacaatttccggtggcaagctgttccactggttaattgttctcaccgttaggaaatttctccttaactccAAGATGCTTCTCtcgttggttagtttccatccattgtttcttgtcctgccctctaatTCTAACTGAGATTGGCATGATCTGCATCTCctagtagttctcgacttacagccattcttttagtggctgttcaaagttaccctggaccagaaaaatgtgagttacagGCCTTGCGCTTATgagggttgcagcatccccagggtcacgtgatcaaaatccaggtgtcTGGCAACCTGCATGTTTCacaatggctgcagtgtcccaggtgttCGCCATTCGTGACTTTTCCCCTCcgacttctgacaggcaaagtcaacaggggaagctggatttgctgaacaactgcatgattcacttaccaacagcAGTGCATACTACGCCAAAAACGGATCATAAAAATCAGGCACGCCtcccttaacaaccgccttgccaACGAAATTCTGGtgaggttataagtcaaggacttataagtcataaatgtgagaccaTTGCcaacagtctgaattttgatcaggtgaccatggggacactggaggggtcataagtgtgaaaaatggatgtGGAAACATGGATTTCCTGGATTCCATGTGTTTCGAGACATGCCACCAGTGTTTAGCTGCCTTCATGTGCTGGTGTTTGcatctgtgtgtgtttctttctctctctctctcccctccccccactttgcaGGAAAAGGCTATCAGTATTTGGGAATCCAAGAACTTTTTCATGGAGCTCGACCCACTTCCAGGGGCTGTGGAGGCTCTGAAGGAGATGGCAGAATTAGAAGCGTAAGTATTAATTAGGCCATAAAATGGGAACAGCAGCAAATTCTCCAGATGTTTCATATCCTGGGCTTCTCTAGATTAATCGCACAACATAGAatcctagagctggaagggaccttggaggtcttctaatccaacccactgctcaaagcAGGTGActataccatcctggtcaaatggttgtccggtttgtttttgaaagcctccagttttccaaaacaacaaccaccttgtTTTGAAAACTGAACGTCATTGTTTTTTCTGGTGAGTAGGACGGGAGAGCAGATCCTGTAGACGGAAAGCAGTCGGGTGGGTAGGGGGGGTGAGAAATCCCGCCCCTTCGGgacaagttccagaactttttggttttaattaatttttattttttaatataaacattccatcttcccttaagcAGTGTGTCACCTGAGTACAAATATTTCTGTGCCATAACCATCAAGATTTACAATGGCATTCATTACATTGACATTAATTCTCCGAGCTTACAATTGAACTTGAGTGGGAAATGACCCACCCAGTCCAGTTCGTAGAAGACCTAGGAAGCCGAAAATTCTTTTTTCAACCAAATccatgcatcacaaaccaattactctcccacccacccatgcaTAGAAAGTTCTGTTGGAGAGTCAGAATCCAGTTGTGGGAAAATAACGGAGAAATATGAGTCGTTCTCACTCTCTCTTTTTATATTAGGACTGAAGTCTTCATATGCACCAGTCCCATCAAGAAATATCGCTACTGCCCGTATGAGAAGGTAAAGCCTGCTCAAGAAATCTTGGGTTATTCACTGGTTAAATCAGAAGGACCAGGATTTGATATTAAGGCAATCAAAACACTGCAGGTTTTAAAGGAATTGGTCTGATTTAACCTTATCTTCCAGCTCCCTTCCTTCTCAGAGCTGGCTCGTTGGCGGGAACCCTTTGCCCACATGgttaatttacttttatttatttgcgtATTAAATTGATATGCTGCCCACCTCACCCTAAAAACGAGTCTGGGCAGCTTTCATTTTATGGTTCTCCCCACGATCCTACAGAAAAAGTTCCCTTCTCGTCATCCAGCCAAACGTTTTCACCTTCATGTCCTCTGCTGCCTTCCAGTTCGCTTGGATAGAGAAGCATTTCGGGCAGGAATTTTTGGACCACGTGATTCTCACCCGAGATAAGACGATCGTCGCTGGACATGTGCTGATCGATGACAGGCCTGATATCGTAGGTAAGGTGGGGAGGGTTGGTGCTGGGGAAGAGGAGCTTTGGAgcgggggtgaaatgtaaaatttgttactaccggttctgtgggcctggcttggtgggggggtaatgtgactgggtgggcgtgaccaactttttttttttttacttttaaaagctttttttctacaatctcttcggctgaagaggttgtagaaaaaatgcttttaaaaggctcctctggcgatcccagctgaggtgcctgatcgtcagtggcttttcttttcttttaaaggcattttttttcagccaaagaggttgtagaaaaaaatgcttttaaaagcctttgctgaacccagctgagctgtgcgatcatcagaggccttttttttacttttaaaagcattttttcagccaaagaaaaaatgcttttaaaagttaaaaaaaaaaaccctgccttgGAGGGGCTAAAAGGTGGACCGATTTGCACCGTTTTGAAGAAACGCAACCCACATCTTTACCGGCCGTCTTTCCTTTCCCAATCCCAGGAGCGGAACGGACTCCCACCTGGGAGCAGGTGCTTTTTACTGCCTGCCACAACAAGCATCTGCAGCTCCCAGCTTCTTGCCACCGGTTGCACTCGTGGGCTGATGACTGGAAGGCCATCTTGGAAAGCAAGCGGGCTTGCTGAAGCTTGGAGAGTTCTTAGCAAGGCCAGCAAAGAGCAGGTCTGGTTGCCTGAAGGCTATCTTCTTGAGTTGCtagccagaagaagaagaagaagaagaaggtaccTGTTACCTTCCTTGGGTCTGGGCTGGCATGTCGAAAGGAAGAGTTGTGGCATCAAAGGGCAGCCGGTTTTGGCAGCTAAAGGAAGACCTTCGGTTTCTACAGGAGTGGTTTTGGCCAAGTCGCCCAACTATGCTGAAGGCCCCTCATTGAGTAGATCAACTCAGGATGGTTTCCCATCCCTCTTTAAGTTTCCGTGGGGTCTTTGTCTTTCAAAATGATGGCCATCCTCATCTTTGGCCTCCAGTGGATGGACATTGAGCTTCTGGAACTCAAATGACCCTTTGTTGCAATGAATGTGAAAGAAATATTCCAGAGTATAAGGAGATCAGTGGCCTCCTGAGTTCATGTACCCAGCCACAATCTCACAGACACGTGTGAGTTTGCTGCACCGATTCAGCCGAAGGATCTCTTGATTTCAGAGCTTCCAGGgtcaaaaaatcaagatggatCTCTAACTGGGAAGTCAAGTCCATGCATAATGTTGCACATAATACAGAAAAGTCTTCAATTCCCTGTTGTAGCTTCCATCCTGACTTTTTGCTCATTCCCGGAGATGTCTGAATGTTTTCCGAGAGTAAACAGGGTGTTGTTCCTAAGGATTTATTTGTGGACGGTGTGGGAAGCAACTTCAGAACTGGCCAAAGAAGAAAACATTGTGAAGTTCTACAGAGCACTGCATCTCTGTGGGGTGCTTTGTCCTCTTTGagccagacgtttcattacccaactagggaacatcttcagtgttagaagggagtggtggAAActtttagcattgatgatgtttctTAGTTGGGTCccaaaaaatctgcaagaaaaccatcaagctcagaggacACCAAAAACCTCACTCACAATTCATccccaagctacagatattctgtCCTGTCTCTGAAATGGGACACTTTGCACATCCACCTGGATGGATTCTACTCTCCATCCTTCAGGTGGACTTTGGGACAATACACATCTGTTCATATCTTCATGTGGAACCTTCACATCTTCTCTAGAAGATTCTAATCTTGGCCTGCTAGTTTTCCTTTctctgagccacagtggcgcagtatttattttattagatggcCGATAATTTAAGTAGTTAGAATTTAAGATAATTAGAATTATCTAATAGTAGTTAGAATTTAAGATAATttaagtagttagaatgcagtactgcaggctacttctgctgactgccagctgcctgcaatttggcagttcaaatctcaccaggctcaaggtcgactcagccttccatccttccgaggtgggtaaaatgaggacccagattgttgggggaaagaggctgactctgtaaactgctcagagagggctggaaagcactgtgaaatggtatataagtctaagtactattcctattccttccttccttccttccttccttccttccttccctccctccttcccagaggttagaatgcagtattgcgggctaactctgcccagtacaagcagttcgatcttgaccagctcaaggattgactcagccttccatccttccgaggtgggtaaaatgaggacccagattgttgggggcaagaggctgactctgtaaaccgcttagagggggctgtcaagcactgtgaagcggtatataagtctaagtgctattgttattgctctgCACTAAGTTACATCAGCTCAAACCTCAAAGGACACAACcccaagacagattcctccacCCACCTTTTAGTCTAAAGTAAGTAGGCTCTCGCTTGATCTGGGAGCAAGCTTCTCCTATGATTTGCCCTTCTCCAAATAGCTCTCGTCAGTCACTGTTGGAGTGTTATTGTGTGTGAGAAACACTTTAGAATCCTTTCGAAAACTTCACGTAGAGCCATTTTTTCACAGACTCAAACTGGTCGTCATGAacttggtttgggtttttttctgaaatgttcaAATGACTCCATACGAAATCTCACCTGACAAACCAGGATGTGATGTTGTTAACGCATGGAGATTACAGGGACAAGCAGGAGGTGtgtatcccccctcccccacttgtgCATGCACAATATTCGGTCTATTTATTTAATCTGAATGTCTCCAGCTCTGCATACttttattgtgcaaatacaacCAACAATTCCTACTTGAGAAACAACCCTGTCGTGTTTTGTCATGTGCCGTATTTGTGGATGGTGTTGCAATGTAGCCGGATCAGCCAGATCTGGTTCAATTCTTCACTTCTCCAAGTCAAGGATCTCTCCTGAGGATTTAATGGGCAGGAACCAgcgatgggctgctgggggttcacaggggttcgggagaacctctagctaagattctgagcagctcgaagaacccccaaatcccactcctggctggctctgcccacccctcccctcccaggagtccccacatgacccattttggatgcaggtaagcgcagggcgcgcacggaggctcggggagggtgaaaaatgggactactggaagttcgggaagactggaaacaggcctgtttctggcctccagaggaccgccggagcctggggaggccattttggccctcccagaggctcggagGGAAGCCaccggaggctggggagggcaaaaacgcccctccccccccacagtggtgcaggaggctgactaggccacgcccgcctagcaaccgggcagagaaccccttgctaacatttttgaagcccacccctggcatgAACCTCATTGTAGGCTTgctatttccttttatttccagtttgttatttttttcccctcccctctctaccCCTGGTTCTGAGCTTCCCAGGCATCCTTCCACCTAATCAGACTTAAATTTTCAAGCTCTGCCAAAGTTAAGTAAGTATATGCCCTCAATGCTGAACAGGCAGAGTGTGCTAAATCCCCAAATCCTCCACCAGAGAGCAGTCTAGGCCAagattttattctcttttattttattttattattcttttcttttcttttggggcTGGAGCAAATCGCAGCAAAGTCCAATTCTGAGCTGGCAGAAACCCAGTTTTTCACCTGAAGCTTTTGTGCAAACAATGACAGATGGGGGCTCAGCCCACTCCTCCAGAGAGACATGCTGTTCAAAGGTTGAACAAGCCCCCTTGACAGTGGAGTGGAGCTACCAGGCAGACAGCCCAGTTTTCTAGTCCTCTTTTCAGCTGTTCACCAGATTTCAGGAATTAAAGTCAAACATTGGGGTTTTAAAAGTGAGGAAGGTGATGTTCAGAGggatgggaaagaaaaaggagaaaaagaaaagaaaaatggaagaaagagagagagcgagagaaagaagaaggaaggaagggaaggagggagggagggaggaaggaaggaaggaagagaggggcacaTTTTTCAAGTCATACATTTGAGTGAAAAGAATCCACGTTCACCAGTTGCAGCTCATGAAAGCATCTGCGTCTGAATAAAGCATGTTGGGAAAAGGTGCTTCCAGACTCCCTGCCTGagaagtgggttggactagaggacctccaaggtcccttccaactctcttactctATATCCTAAT includes the following:
- the NT5M gene encoding 5'(3')-deoxyribonucleotidase, mitochondrial isoform X1 — translated: MICRGTSSLLRHPQRVLGAWAPLLGAGIAGAHSGRAAAGPPPRPLRVLVDMDGVLADFEGGFLKKYRARYPDLPYITLDERRGFWVSEQYGKLQPELSEKAISIWESKNFFMELDPLPGAVEALKEMAELEATEVFICTSPIKKYRYCPYEKFAWIEKHFGQEFLDHVILTRDKTIVAGHVLIDDRPDIVGAERTPTWEQVLFTACHNKHLQLPASCHRLHSWADDWKAILESKRAC
- the NT5M gene encoding 5'(3')-deoxyribonucleotidase, mitochondrial isoform X2, whose translation is MICRGTSSLLRHPQRVLGAWAPLLGAGIAGAHSGRAAAGPPPRPLRVLVDMDGVLADFEGGFLKKYRARYPDLPYITLDERRGFWVSEQYGKLQPELSEKAISIWESKNFFMELDPLPGAVEALKEMAELEATEVFICTSPIKKYRYCPYEKFAWIEKHFGQEFLDHVILTRDKTIVAGHVLIDDRPDIVGKPTFWVRLCHTQGQPT